A region of the Panthera leo isolate Ple1 chromosome F2, P.leo_Ple1_pat1.1, whole genome shotgun sequence genome:
TTGTGATGGCGGCTCTAGGAAACGAATGCACTGACCTGTCCCATTTCCCCCAATTCTCCTTTACGTGCTCTTAGCCTTCTCCCTAACACCCCCACACCACTGCTGACACGGCTGAATGAGAAGTAAATCGAACGGATATGCTTTGAGGTAAAATTAGAAATAGCTTTCTGCCTCTTGTTATCCTCAGCTATAAAATCAGGGAGTATCCTTCCCTTAGAGACTATGATTCTAAACCGCCTCCTGTAAAATTACCTCCTTCGAAGTACCCAGATGACTCTTCGGGCTTCATATTCCATCTCCCATCCTCCTCTAAGACATATTTTCGAGGTAAATCAACCTGTTCCTTAACtgacttaaaatattcatatttcaacagcgttcccccccccccttttcttttgcATTGCAAAATTACTCAAAACAGAATGACCCGCGTGACGTTAGGGATTAAATCAGCTTTTGTTGGTTTCTCTGAGAATTCAAACCCCATTTATAATGTAGTTTCGTCCATACAATATGTTCTGAGTCCCCGATATTCTATTCACAAGTGCATCTTCGGAAATTACTACATAGGAGTTGGGACTGTCTAATAAACACGGTTGAATTGAAAGAAGTCACATATCTAGACGCTATTTCTTTGGCGATAAGCCTTCGTTATTATGAGACGAGCAGCCTGAGCCAATTCTAACATGAGTGGAAATCCAAAAGGTGGCTGGCCTTACAGCTCCATAGGAAACTACACAGCGAACGAGTTACCTCACTGTGCCACAAGCGAAGGCCTGATTATGACCATTTCCGCAACTTCAGTTAATGACAAAGTACGGTATAAACATGAGGTTTTCCGTAAATGAATGCACCCTGAAGGGTTCTGTTGGCTCTCTTGCCCGGTCTCTGCTGCATGTTCTGCCTCTGTCACCGCTGACCAGGCCACCTGTCTGCCTCGGGGACCCGTGGGCCGACTGCTCAGCCGGGCGAGGGGCTGAGACGCTGTCCACTTCGGCTTTCTCTTCGCAAATAGTGAACCCACCTCATCACGCAATCGGGTGCTGAGCTGTGTTCTCAATTCTGTGTGTAACTCTTTCCCAATAGTTTAATAGAGTGAGAAATCAATAGAAGGAAAAAGGTCTGCCAACAAAGCAGCCAAATAAAGCATTTGCAACTTGTGGAGCCTGGACTAAGGCAAAACAGGggacccccacacccccaccccagagcacgGAGCGCCTCCACACGCatcattcatttcctttggagCTGTGTTCAGACATCGGAACTCCTGCTGTAGGTAGAACCCCAGTCCGGAGCACTGGCGAGCAGTGGAGGGGAATAAAATACAGTTAGCCTCCTGTGGAACCGGCTTGCCCTGGAATCACTCCAAAGAAGTGATGAAGTAAAGGAACTAAGGTCCATATTTCTGAGAAACTAACTGCTGAGTCTGCCTAATTGTCCTGTGTTCACGCCAAAACACCCCCGGGACACCTGCCCTCGCTTCTCAAGGGCAGCCCTTGACCGACACACGTTACTTGGAGCACCGAAGGCTTCCCTAAATCCCTGGACCTACCTTCTCCCTGGCCGTATACTCACCAACACActcaaagaaaaattctgaacaaaaatAGTTTCCTGGATGTATTTCcctacatgtatgtgtatatatatatatatatatatatatatatatacacatggttttttttaagtttatttatttatttggagagaaacaaAGCTCAagcgtggaggaggggcagagagagagaatagagagagagagtcccaagaaggctccacaccatcagcacagagcccgatgcagggctcgatctcatgaaccctgagatcatgacctgagctgaaatcaagagtcggatgcttcaccacctgagccacccaggggtctctctgtttgtttaaaaaaaagacaaaaacaaaaacagggacgcctggtggctcagtcggtgaagcgtccgacttcggctcaggtcatgatctcaggggtcatgggttcaagccccgagtggggttctgtgctgacatttcagagcctggagcctgtttcggattctgtgtctccctctctctctgcccctcccccactcatgctctgtctgtctctctctctctctctcaataatataataaataagcgttaaaaaaaattaaacaaaaagaaaaacaatttctgtTTCCCAGGGAGTTGAAgtgaatctctctttttttcctgccagaaaagtaaaacaagatTATGTATTGATGGAGCACCGGTGACAGTGGGGAAGAGAATCCATACCTCACTTACCACCTGGTTCCCTCATCCCTTTTTCCTCCCAGAAGGTTCAGAGGAACCAGAGACAAAAACGCCAAATTGGAAACTTAAAAGGAAGATAATTACAAATGAAAACCCTAGCGAAAATCACTCGTCAAGCCATCTTTCTTGGTAAAAGCAGACGTGGCGAAGTGTGAACGTGGCCGATCTGGATGGGAGTGGGGGGCGTTTTCACTGTGTTCTCTAACCTCTTCTCAGAGTTTGAAGTTTTGCAAAATAGCACGTCAGGGAGATCGTTCTTTCTCCTGTAAGCTCTCCCTTGTGTCAAAACCTGTCTCACACAAACTCTGAACATTCTCAAAATTATCATTCATTTACTCCGTGATAAATTGGCTCTAGAACTCCCAACGGGTCCATCTACATTCTGATTAACTTAACAGCAGATTTGGGGTAACTTTCGCTGACTGGGAAGTGGTTTTTAGCAAATGGGGTTAAGGATACCAGACATTGTTGTGTAttgctttttttcaaataaaggctggaattctataaaaatatcgtagtattggggcgcctgggtggctcagtcggttgggcgtccgacttcggctcaggtcacgatctcgcggtccgtgagttcgagccccgcgtcgggctctgggctgatggctcggagcctggagcctgcttccgattctgtgtctccctctctctctgcccctcccccgttcatgctctgtctctctctgtctcaaaaataaataaaacgttaaaaaaaattaaaaaaaaatatcgtAGTATTAAAGTTTATGAATActtgtaatttttctatttttttcatgtatatctttatagataaagaaatgaacttggtggagtctatgaaaaaaaaaaaacagctaatgCCTCTGGTTTGGAGAGCAAGGTCcttaatgttaaatatataccGACTCGTTCAGCGACTACCGTTGTCTGCTGGAGATTTCTAGATTCGGGCCTGTCCTGGACCTTGCTGTGCAACCTTTTTAGCAAAATCGCTTCTCTCTCATCAGATACCAGTTTCTAACTAAAAGGAGAGCTTAGACTAGAAGAATCTGAATAATCTGTGATGCTCTGCGAAACTTGAATGCCTCGGGTGCCTCGGGTGTCCAAGCCTCTGAATTGGGATCGGTCGAGGCGATGTAGAGAAGGGGCTGGTGAGTATGACATTGGCATTCGGTTATCTATCAATGAgatggaggctggagcctgaaACCCAGCCGCCCCAAAAATGTCTAACACTGATCCTGAGAGGGACAGACGGAGACTCCACAAACAAGTCCGAGCTATCGGTGAGGCAGAGGACTGCCTTCCCCGCGAAAGGGACCACAGTTGAACGTAGCGACTTTGTATGTGATTACACAGCAGCTCCTCGCACACGCGTGGTTGGAGTCCCACCGCCAGCACCCTGGCAACCCTGGACCAGCTGAGCGTGGCCAGACGATGCTCCCCCACGGTCGAGATTTTAGGAGAGAAATGACACTACGGATTCTGTTAACTGTGGCCTACCTTCGACGACCTGAGTTCAGAGACACAGCCTGTCACTCTGACTTGCCACGAGGTGGAAAAAGTTGGCTCTCGAGAGGGAACAGCCCGGATTCCAATACGCTGCCCCTGGCCAGCGCTGTAACCTCGAGTCCGTGACTTGACCTTTCTGGagttccctctgtctctcctctctcacacAGGGGTAAGAGTAACGAGCACCTCCAAGGACTCTTAGGAGGATCAAATGACATAAGTGAAGCAAGTGAAGTGAGTGTTCAGGCTTGGACCCGGACTGCCTCACCCTGAATACATGGACCCGTTAGTAGGCTTTTAGGCTTTACAACCTAATAAATCTGTGAAGCTTTATAACCGCATGTTCTCTGTGCCAACTACTCAGCCCCGCAGCGGCATTACAAGAGCAGCCGAGACACGAACACAAGTGGATTTGCTTGTGTCCCTGAGTAAGACCTCACTTATGGATGCGGAGATCTGAAGTTCGTGTAATTTTCAGACGTCACGAAATAGCCTTTCGACTTTCTTGCACCCGTTGAAAGCTGTACGCATCATTCTTAGCTTTCAACCTATGCAAAAACAGGTGGAGAGGTACCTTTGGCCCACAGTTGTATCCGCGGCCAGCCCTTACTCTACGAGAGTCAAGACGTGGAAAGATGTATAGACACGTTCTCCAAGCTGTAAAATATATCAGGGAGCCACAATTAGAAATTTAGCGTAAAACAGTTtgccataggggcgcctgggtggcttagtcggttaagtgtctggcccttgatttcagctcaagtcccgatatcagggttcgtgggttcaagccctgcatcgggccctgtgccgacagctcagagcctggagcctgcttgggattctgtgtctccctctctctctgcccctcccctcctcactctctgtctctctctctctctctctcaaaataagtaaacattataagtaaacaataagtaaatagataaaacaatttgctataaaaacagaattttgtcCATCTTGAACCATATAGAAAtgagtttaattttcttaatatgtaaaataaccCGCACAAGAGATAATTCCATAGTAATATTAAATAGCAAGATTAAAAATCTTCAACGACTTGTATGAAGTATGGAGGAGATTTTTGAGTGaaggaatattttgttttttctaagagATGAATAATAAGCAAAATTATCACAGCCTGTCACTAGGTGAATGTTTGAAGCATTCGCAATATTAagaacttaggggtgcctgggtggctcagtcagttgagcgccgacttcggctcaggtcacgatctcgcggtccgtgagttcgagccccgtgtcgggcccctgtgctgacagctcagagcccggagcttgtttcggattctgtgtctccctctctctctctgaccctcccccattcatgctctgtctctctctgtctcaaaaatacataaacgttaaaaaaaaaattaaaaaaaaaaaaagaatttaacataCGCACACGTTCACACGTTTATTTCTGAAAGGTcaatcatttcaaaattttcaaatgtaacagattttcttagaatttgtagtacaagaaaaaagtaaattatatttacatatatatacatacagaaatatcaataaaaatagtaCAGCTGAAAACTccaatgtttcaaatattttaccaAGGCACTGTTGTATACAGGAGTTAAAGACTACCATATAGCCCACAATTACTTTTCCTTCAGCTACAAGCCACTTaaagataaaacatatttaaataaaacccaATGTCGAGCTATAGTTAATGAACTCTTTGCATGTTTTATATCCAAAGTTGTTTTAAGCAGTCATTTTcatccagtttttattttaaaagatatcacATGAGAGCTACATTCTCTTCATTGATGGATGTTTAGTAATACCAGAAAAAACTGCCTTCTCTGAAAACAGTCTTCTCATTCACATGAAATCTGATGAAGACATAGATAAAATAGTTGAAACCTGATGTAGACATTAGTTTCCAGCAAAAGTACATTGAACCATAGAGAATATTAAAACCATCTCTAATGTGTTTAGGATCTCAAGGTCATCATTTTAAAAGCCCTGAATACTATAgggaacactgaaaaaaaaaaaacattttattttgattaagaaGCATGATAAAACCATTtgaaatatctttataatatgCATCTACATTTGACTATGGTGGGAGCATGTCAGGTGTGGGCTTGGTTGTACGAGCAGCACATTTACCATGTGTTAAGATATTTGCTAACTTCTGGGTGTGCCTaccccctccttttcctttaaaagggCTAATCATGCTCTAAACTTCCTGTATCCTTTAGAATGACATGAATCTGTCACAGATGCTGGACAATGAAAGGGTTatactctaaaaacaaaaaacaaaaaacaaaaaacaaaacaaccagatATCCCATATCTACTCAAAACATCATGTTGTTTCACTAAAACGTGAATCTGTACCTTCTACATGATTGTTGGgtggtttttataaaaatgaaatcatttccttaggaaaaaaaaaaataaaaccatttgccAATCGGAATATCTtcattctgggggtgggggagaggaaagactttttttttttttttttgaaaataatgaacTTCAGTCCCTGGCTCTATGAACATTCACTGACTTactcaaatgaaaacaaagtattGTGCTTCTAGAAGCTAGTTTTTTTCGCTAGCACAGTCTGCGATAGCATCTGGGAACTGTCACCAAAATGTTAAGATTTACAAGCACGTTGACCTGTGAATCAGTGCCACCACGGCCAAATGTGACTGTCCAGAGGGACTGATACGTGATGGTGTGATGCAGGCCAGTCACGTGATCTCTCGTCCTCTTTTGCCAACCGTGTGTTCACAAATGTTTGAATTTATACTTAAACTCGATATCATTTAGTGGCGGCAAAACGCCCAAGCCTGCGCGGGACTGGTCCAGAGGGGGACATTTAACGTGACTGTCCACAAGCTCTAGTTCAAAATAGGAAAGCATCAGAATCAAAAACTGTTTGATTTCCTGCACAGCAAATAGTCTTCCCGGACATATGGTCGCTCCTGACCCAAAGGGCATGTAGTAATACTTCAGCTTGATTCCGTTGCTGTAGAAGGTGGTCTTCGTCTTCCCATTTTCATCAAGATATCGATCGTATTTAAAAGTctgcaataaaaatacaaagaaaataaatctatcGGCTAGTTTTAAAGGAATCTGTCTCTTGCTTGACCTGGAGGCTCCAACGAGTCATTTTCGTTTTTAATCCAATCTGTGGGTAATTTCGCCAATTCCCCACCTTGACTCAGAAAGTAATAGGGAACAGTTTAACAGGAACCGATGGGAACAGAAAAAGCTTTATAATACCTTCCATCCTGCCTGGGTGACTAGTTCCTCTATTAGGCAGGACAAGAAGGACAAGTTCAGATTAGAAACTAGAAGAGCCAATATATATATTAGCGTCTAATTTCCTGGATTCGGGAGCAGTACTTGTTAAGGAAAAAGGAAGCCAGCAACTCTCTTATCATGACGGCAAACAAAGTCAGGCAAAGATGATGTGATGACAAATACcaggaattttaaaattcaggccAGCCTCCAGGTTTTCCAACATATATGAATACTGGACATAATTCAGGAGGCAATGCCCATCTATGGTTTCAATGGTTAAATCAATTCTGCAGTGataaatttcctctttatttccatCTGGGTAGGCCTCCCCTGGGTATCGAACTGGGATTAACAGTCACTTACCAGAGGGTCTGGGTAGATTTCTGGATCTAAATGCATCAACTGCGGATAAAGAGCTATGATGTCATCTTTGCGGATGTTATAGGAACCGTCCAGGAGGTGCAAAGTGAAATCCTCTTTAGCCGTCCGGATGTTCAGGGAGGCACTGGAAAGCCTCAGAGACTCCTTGATGATACTATCTAAATATTGTTAAAGGAagcaagaaggagaaggagggaaagaaggatgaATGGGAGAACAAGTCATGTATTCAAAGGCCTCATAATATGGAGTCTGAAATACTGATAGCAACCTATTACACAAAGTTGAACAAACTCGGGACAGCCGGCCAGATAAAACCTTCCCAAACTTTATTCTGTTGCCCCTGTGCTATAACCAGTGATTCACTTGTGTCTGAATGTGCTTTTTAATCTGATAATCTGAGTTTGAAATAATCATTTGATCAAGATATAATCTTCTTGGACACCAATGGGAACTAGACTTCCATAATTTTATAGCTAAAATCATCTTATTTCTATCTGACACTAGACATCCAATACAACTGAAAAATCAGTGAATCACTTTCACGTGAATCAAAGTTAATTACTTTTGAGATTGAATATACTGCTAACCTTTTTATATGGAAACATTTTCCCAGATGTTTAACGCAGCTTCCGTTGAGTGTTTCCAAGAACCCATTTTCATCACTACACTCTGATGTTGTATGATGTAAAGGGGCAGAAAGAACCACCCTGAAAGTAGCTAAAATATGAAGATCTCATGCGAAGGTCCAGCCTGATCCTCTAGCCTCTGTCCTCTTAACTCTCGTGTTTTAGGTGCTCATCACATGATTGTATATAAAATCATAGCGTGTTAGCagctttattttacaaatgagaaaagcaaggcCCCCCAAAATGAAGCGACATGTCTGGGGGTCATCCATGGTGGGCACAGCCCAACATAGGATCTATGCTTCTTGCCTCATGGTCACCTCCACTAAGGCCTGCTGCCCCTAATTGCATACACTGGTTTCTTTCctcaagagaaaaggaacaaaaacaagaagaaaactctTTATCACTACACACATAGaatacttttgtatttctgtaaaacacggagaagcaaagataagaaaagtaaaacaaccTTCAATCCCATCAGTCCCCCCATGCAGCTAATTGTGGTTTCTTGATGgtactttttcctctctgttccatGAAAATGAGTAATATGCTCCCAGTAATCGTAACATGAGTGGTAAGAGTCGGGCAGGGCAGAGACACAGTTGAGAAATGTAGGGTCAGGAGTCCCACGTAAACACTGTCTCTGGGTCCACCGTTCTATCCCAGCTCAGAACTTAACCTTTAAATATCAATTTCCTCTCTGGTTATATAGAAACTAGTCCCCAGTCATAGGATTGCTGTGAGGCTCAAACAGGACAACACACATGAAATACTTAGCTTCATGCTTACAAAGTAAGTACGTAATGCACGTTGACGATTACCGTTTGTGGCACACAGTCAATGAAATGTAACATAGTAAACGTACCTAGCACTGGTGTCTCATTCAGTTGCCTTTGATTCAGACAAATAAGACTGCCTTCAAAGCTGATTTTTTGGCCAGCACTCTCTAGGGTCTTTTTCACTTCTTCAGTGGCTGCTTTCAGTGCTTCAGGGCTCCTATCAAAcgttgagaaaagaaaagatgtgcAGAAAATAAATCGTGTCTATACCAAAGGAGCTGCCAACAAATAGGAGTTTTCCCCTTCTTTTAAGGAGGCGGCCAAGACACCagagaaggtggggaaggggcattcgCAGTTACTTGTTACTCCGTTTTGCACTTGTGTTTAAGTCCTTGGATATTCGCAAGAATCGTTGCCTTACGAGGCCTTGCGACATAGAAGTAAAACTTGGGGCATActtctataaataaatgattcTAATAAGGAGTACCTGGCCAAATCAGTCACACACATAGCAATGGAGGAGGAAAATTGCCTCTAAGATAACAATTATAGAGTGCAAATGGAAATCTGAATTTACTCTTAAAATCCATACCGCGATTTCAGGTAGAACAATAGCTCTTCCATGCATGTTATAAGTTATTGTTCTAGCGTGTTGACTTGTAAAATGAATGGCACTTCATTTCAGTGCATGGACATTTAGTAGATGTCATGGGAAGGGATCTATAGAACACGATTGCAGTAAATTGAGTCTCATAAGTATATGCGTGGCTATCATAAAATGGCTACTATTACCCTGATGATGTTACGTTGATGTTGTAACCTTAcggtaaatatataaatttattctgGATAGAGCTTTCTCAAGTAAAAACTTTGGAAGCCGTTTAACATCTGAGGCAGATTTGTAATGGGGTTTTATATCTGAAAttgtttctagatattttttatattaaaggcATAGCATAGTCAACCATCAGTGGAAATTTGGCTTTCCCAATGGTACAGAATCGTAGTTTTGTATACGTGTGACACGAAACACTCAACTTAACTGGGATAATTCAGTAAATGATTTGAATGGCAAATTTCTAAAAACACTTGGGAAGAAAATCATGTTATGTAAAGTGTATATCACATACGGTGTTTTCGTTACATACACTTAAAAGGCAAAATCTAGCTAAATCCCATCAGTAAGGATTAATAATAATATGACTGATCCACAGCTATCATAGTTGGTGAGATAAACTCTAAGAAGTCATAAGGGAgcgaaaaaaacaaactattgatgCACAAATGAATAAGGCGTAGGTACTGCCCTCTTACTGTCCAGAAGTCAGAAGcgcttaaatatatttttgtgattatgAAGACAGAATTCATCAACTTAAGGAGGCATCATGAGGAACAGCTTGAGGTTGAAAGCCAGGGCTCTGGGCCCAGGTGGCCTGAACTGACCCTACATATTGTGTTCTTTTCCCCTAGGAAGGTCTCCGCTTCTACAAGATGCATTTTACCAGTCacatttgcttatgtttttatgCGGATTGGATGAGCTGATACCTGTTAAGCACTTACAACGTAAATGTCACACTCTTGATTGACAGCATGACAAAGTAcgatgactctttttttttttttaagtgaaaatagtaGATTTTCTTGGCTCTATTCAAATAAAGAAACCAACGGGTACGTGGCTCGTTACCTAATCATTTGAAATAAGCTCCAGAAAGTCGCCGGAATGGTGTTTGCTTGTGACGCCCAGAGGACAGCGAGGTGTGTCTTGGCCTTCTCCATGTCATCTAAGGTGTAAAGCATATCGTTCAGAAACCTGACCAGTTCTGAGATGTGGTCTCTCTTTCCGAGGTTCTCGTGTCGCAAGCCCTCTGCCAGTTTTTCCCGAGCATGGTGCGCGGTCTTGAACACATGAATGGGGAGGCCTGCTACCAGAGCCGGAAAGATTTTGTCAAACTGCTTGAAGTGGTCAAGGTTATTTAGAATAAGTGCTTTTTGTGCATCTTGCCCTGTAAGATCTTTGCCAAAGAGGGTTAAATACCCAGCTTCAAACATCACTCGGTAGCAGAAGGAATACATCCCTTCTGTCACCCAGGCAGGCGTGTTTGATTTAGCTACCAGTGGACGTCTCATGACAAGTTGGAGGTTCTCCATCATGGTTTCTGTGAGGGAATTCAAGGCATCGCCCTGCAGGGTTTTGATGaaagttttgtttatgttttcagtgGTATTTCCATCACTTGGGTCAATGCTTCTGTGCCCAAATACCTGACAATAGATGAAATGTGTGAGAAAAGAGATTAAACCTCATGCAGTGCTAGAAAGTGGCTGAAAAACAGATGAGATGCTTTCATAATCTtctacttgttaaaaaaaaagggaaggagggaaattgGCCTTTCCACATACAGAGAACTTTTCAAATACATGGCTTCCTGAAAAGCCAAGTTGAAATTCCAGTTCTTTGGTGGAATATCCCTCAACCCACCCAAGTTGCctatttcttacttttcttatgCTATTGCATCTAATGGAAGGTTAATTTGGTGCTAATCTATATTTGTCTTAGTCATCAgttctcttctatatttttttgtAGATGTACTTTACCAGACTTTAATCTGCTTAGAGCAGAGACTGTGTCTAATACTTCCTTGCAGAGACTCACTAAATATTGGCTAACTCCTTTCTCTCTTAAGGAGCCTCTTAGATTATAGCTAAGCGATACCAAAATATCTGATCAGTTGCTTAACAAAATTGAACAACTGGTGTGGCATAGAGTGTGGCAAAACAGTTGTTCAGGGGTAAGTTCCCACCCCATGTGCTCTGGGAGTCATGCAGACATAGTTGACAAGAGTGAGTTTGTAGCTGTCTAACTGGTACAGTGCCATGTGGCTcagcaaaata
Encoded here:
- the LOC122210734 gene encoding cytochrome P450 7A1; protein product: MMTVSLIWGIVVAVCCCLWLILGMRRRQMGEPPLENGLIPYLGCALQFGANPLEFLRASQKKHGPVFTCRLMGNYVHFLTNPLSYQKVLCHGKYLDWKKFHFTTSAKVFGHRSIDPSDGNTTENINKTFIKTLQGDALNSLTETMMENLQLVMRRPLVAKSNTPAWVTEGMYSFCYRVMFEAGYLTLFGKDLTGQDAQKALILNNLDHFKQFDKIFPALVAGLPIHVFKTAHHAREKLAEGLRHENLGKRDHISELVRFLNDMLYTLDDMEKAKTHLAVLWASQANTIPATFWSLFQMIRSPEALKAATEEVKKTLESAGQKISFEGSLICLNQRQLNETPVLDSIIKESLRLSSASLNIRTAKEDFTLHLLDGSYNIRKDDIIALYPQLMHLDPEIYPDPLTFKYDRYLDENGKTKTTFYSNGIKLKYYYMPFGSGATICPGRLFAVQEIKQFLILMLSYFELELVDSHVKCPPLDQSRAGLGVLPPLNDIEFKYKFKHL